The Methanobacterium sp. BAmetb5 genome includes a region encoding these proteins:
- a CDS encoding pyridoxamine 5'-phosphate oxidase family protein — protein sequence MVMNKEMMDAIEKNNIVWLATANNKSTPNVVPIGFARPLDGETILLVANFMNKSLENLKNNPQATVAVGDISECPYQFKGTVEIHESGKYFDDAVEWAKSVMTQLAPKAAVLLKVTEIYSVQPGPDAGKRVD from the coding sequence ATGGTAATGAACAAGGAAATGATGGATGCAATAGAAAAAAACAACATAGTCTGGTTAGCCACCGCCAATAACAAAAGCACTCCCAATGTGGTTCCAATTGGATTTGCCAGACCATTAGATGGTGAAACCATCCTACTGGTGGCCAACTTCATGAACAAAAGTTTGGAAAATCTTAAAAACAATCCCCAGGCCACAGTGGCTGTGGGAGACATATCAGAATGCCCCTACCAGTTTAAAGGCACGGTGGAAATACATGAGTCTGGTAAATACTTTGATGATGCAGTGGAATGGGCTAAAAGTGTCATGACTCAACTAGCACCTAAAGCCGCAGTCTTGCTAAAGGTAACTGAAATATATTCAGTGCAACCGGGTCCTGATGCCGGTAAAAGAGTTGATTAA
- a CDS encoding CBS domain-containing protein, which yields MTKSTLVKDYMTRAVITVTPDTPNEEVIQLMKKTGHDGFPVKTNDGVIGMITAFDLLLKKWAEHVEDIMSTDVVVADESMSLNDAARVMFRMGISRMPVINEDGALVGIITNTDIVRSHIERSTPMKVRYFKKTLEDLYDIKTKLVHQMVPIERLRPTQNRVYADELQGRTYELTRGLAEPTIVVKTGNRYILVDGHHRTVASRKLGYDEIDSYVITLDQDIKLGMEKTADKEGIFTFEDIEVIDDAQHPLIAITGPLRKDDKVIKK from the coding sequence ATGACTAAATCCACTCTGGTTAAGGATTACATGACCCGGGCGGTTATCACCGTCACCCCAGACACACCCAATGAGGAAGTAATCCAGCTAATGAAGAAAACGGGCCACGATGGATTCCCAGTCAAAACCAATGATGGGGTTATTGGCATGATAACTGCCTTTGACCTCCTCCTGAAAAAGTGGGCGGAACATGTGGAGGACATCATGTCCACCGATGTGGTGGTGGCGGATGAATCCATGTCCCTCAACGATGCTGCCCGGGTAATGTTTAGAATGGGAATATCCCGGATGCCGGTGATTAACGAAGACGGTGCCCTGGTGGGTATCATAACCAACACCGATATTGTGCGCTCCCACATCGAACGTTCCACTCCCATGAAGGTGAGGTACTTTAAGAAAACATTGGAAGACCTCTATGATATTAAAACCAAACTGGTCCACCAAATGGTGCCCATCGAACGTTTAAGGCCCACCCAGAACCGGGTCTACGCTGATGAACTACAGGGGCGTACCTACGAACTCACCCGGGGACTGGCCGAGCCCACCATAGTGGTGAAAACTGGCAACCGTTACATCCTGGTGGATGGCCATCACCGTACTGTGGCCTCCCGCAAACTGGGCTACGATGAAATTGACTCCTACGTCATAACCCTGGACCAGGATATAAAATTGGGGATGGAAAAAACAGCAGACAAGGAGGGTATCTTTACCTTTGAGGATATAGAGGTCATTGACGATGCCCAGCACCCATTAATAGCCATAACCGGCCCGTTACGAAAGGATGATAAGGTGATTAAGAAATGA
- a CDS encoding fibrillarin-like rRNA/tRNA 2'-O-methyltransferase, translating to MEFELESGNKISGVYELDGHLATCNLNPQVRVYGEKLVDYEDKEYRLWDPRRSKLAAALLKGLGTFPVKNDSRVLYLGASAGTTPSHISDIITQGVIYCVEFAPRMMRELLTVCRARENMIPLLEDAHKPANYQGLLEKVDFLYSDVAQPNQTEIFMDNMRLFLREEGQGMIMIKARSIDVTRKPKQIFREEASFLKEHGFRIVDKVDLDPYEKDHRCLVCEFAF from the coding sequence ATGGAGTTTGAACTGGAATCTGGCAATAAAATCAGCGGAGTATACGAACTGGACGGTCACCTGGCCACCTGCAACCTTAACCCCCAGGTAAGGGTTTACGGGGAGAAGCTGGTGGACTATGAGGATAAAGAGTATCGCCTCTGGGATCCACGCCGTTCTAAACTGGCAGCTGCCCTTCTTAAAGGACTGGGAACCTTCCCGGTTAAAAATGATTCCCGAGTACTCTACCTCGGGGCTTCGGCCGGCACCACCCCCTCCCACATCTCGGATATCATCACCCAGGGAGTTATATACTGTGTGGAGTTTGCACCCCGCATGATGAGGGAGCTCCTCACTGTTTGTCGGGCCCGGGAGAATATGATCCCCCTGCTGGAAGATGCCCATAAACCCGCCAATTACCAGGGACTGCTGGAGAAGGTGGACTTCCTTTACTCTGATGTGGCCCAGCCTAACCAGACTGAGATATTCATGGACAACATGCGCCTCTTCTTGAGGGAAGAAGGACAGGGCATGATCATGATCAAGGCCCGGAGCATAGATGTCACCCGCAAGCCCAAACAGATATTCCGGGAGGAAGCATCCTTCTTAAAGGAGCATGGCTTCCGGATAGTGGATAAAGTTGACCTGGACCCCTACGAGAAAGACCACCGCTGTCTGGTCTGTGAATTTGCATTTTAA
- a CDS encoding zinc ribbon domain-containing protein codes for MKCENCGYDNDADAAFCEQCGAKLPEKAAFGRKSTQPEKEESKTINTALIVAVVALVVILGIMGGILLKMGSSSTPANTTNTTPAPETISLATGFPVSQVPGLASEISRVGVGFSTITYQGVTLDKNQCLYILAKGITMINTGQTGNIPINQYKSPDNAYGTVTSATIAQADYLSMAQRTCAWMDNSGQTPNYIGITVSGQPDLSPDSMLNMYAKVLTQYKSTGQLPASVTIP; via the coding sequence ATGAAATGTGAAAACTGCGGATATGATAACGATGCCGACGCTGCTTTTTGTGAACAGTGCGGTGCTAAATTACCGGAAAAAGCAGCCTTTGGTAGAAAATCCACTCAACCCGAAAAAGAAGAATCAAAAACTATTAACACGGCATTGATCGTGGCAGTAGTGGCTCTGGTGGTAATACTGGGAATAATGGGAGGAATACTCCTGAAAATGGGAAGTTCCAGCACCCCGGCCAACACCACCAACACCACCCCTGCCCCCGAAACAATATCCCTGGCTACTGGATTCCCGGTGTCCCAGGTACCCGGCCTGGCCAGTGAAATCTCAAGAGTGGGAGTGGGGTTCAGCACCATAACCTACCAGGGAGTAACCCTGGACAAGAACCAGTGCCTTTACATCCTGGCCAAGGGCATAACAATGATAAACACCGGGCAAACTGGTAATATTCCCATAAACCAGTACAAGAGTCCGGATAATGCTTACGGGACAGTTACCAGTGCCACCATCGCCCAGGCAGATTATCTGAGCATGGCCCAGAGAACCTGTGCTTGGATGGATAACAGTGGCCAGACACCCAACTACATTGGTATCACTGTATCTGGTCAACCAGATTTATCCCCGGATTCCATGCTGAACATGTATGCCAAGGTTTTAACCCAGTACAAATCAACTGGACAACTACCAGCCAGTGTAACCATACCTTAG
- a CDS encoding radical SAM protein translates to MNLIQKIKDKQILELLQEANQTTLREHGNQITLERAIFLSWWCDKGDCSFCYMSSQKPLIKDPKKARRRVEAILAEAEMVRRMGWNIEFLSGGYGAFTTSEIKNIATEIHYITKNPVWLNVGITSELEAYGEEVTGITGAVEVANPELHRKICPSKPLEDITSMLTEAGELGFKKAITIILGLGETPEDLKYLWELIDQQEIDRIIFYSLNPHPETPYANTPQPASLYYAGVVAATRIKFPRLEIITGTWVDNLANIGPLILAGANGVTKFPLFKMFGTRYGRRVEEEVAWAGRDLQGTFTDTSCLEGESPRSELEPYLKRYIKSCLNTKTEYKV, encoded by the coding sequence ATGAACCTCATACAGAAAATAAAGGATAAACAGATACTGGAACTCCTCCAGGAGGCCAATCAGACCACCCTCAGAGAACATGGAAACCAGATAACTCTGGAAAGGGCTATCTTCCTCTCATGGTGGTGTGACAAGGGGGACTGCAGCTTCTGTTACATGTCCTCCCAGAAACCCCTGATCAAGGATCCTAAAAAGGCAAGAAGAAGGGTAGAAGCTATTCTGGCCGAGGCCGAGATGGTGCGTAGAATGGGATGGAACATTGAATTCCTCTCCGGAGGTTACGGTGCATTCACTACCTCCGAAATCAAGAACATCGCCACCGAAATCCACTACATCACCAAAAACCCGGTATGGCTCAACGTGGGCATAACCAGTGAACTGGAAGCCTACGGTGAAGAAGTTACTGGAATAACCGGGGCAGTGGAGGTGGCCAACCCCGAACTACACCGTAAGATATGTCCCAGCAAACCCCTGGAAGACATAACCTCCATGCTAACCGAAGCAGGGGAACTGGGCTTTAAAAAGGCCATAACCATCATACTGGGGCTGGGCGAAACACCGGAAGATCTTAAGTACCTCTGGGAACTCATTGACCAGCAAGAAATCGACCGCATCATATTCTACTCACTCAACCCCCACCCGGAAACACCCTACGCCAACACACCCCAGCCCGCCTCACTGTACTATGCCGGAGTGGTAGCTGCCACCCGCATAAAGTTCCCCCGGTTGGAAATCATCACCGGAACCTGGGTGGACAACCTGGCCAACATCGGACCTCTAATACTGGCCGGTGCCAATGGCGTCACCAAATTCCCTTTATTCAAGATGTTCGGCACCCGTTATGGTAGAAGAGTTGAAGAAGAAGTAGCGTGGGCCGGCCGAGACCTGCAAGGAACCTTCACCGATACTTCCTGCCTGGAAGGTGAAAGTCCCCGCAGTGAACTGGAGCCCTATCTAAAAAGATATATCAAAAGTTGTCTCAATACTAAAACAGAGTATAAGGTTTAA
- the gatB gene encoding Asp-tRNA(Asn)/Glu-tRNA(Gln) amidotransferase subunit GatB, translating into MKCGLEIHVQLETESKLFCTCHTNYQEAAPNTNVCYVCLNQPGAKPYPPNQAALDGAVMIALMLGCKISPEVTYFMRKHYDYPDLSSGYQRTSVPIGYEGDLNGVRIREVHLEEDPGQYKPDMGIVDFNRSGIPLIEIVTEPDMTSPEEARKFLRELIRVLEYSGSARGEGTMRADVNISMEGGKRAEIKNINSIKGAYKALQFEMVRQKNLIKRGIEIKQETRAFLESQMITVPMRLKEEAEDYRYIPDPDLPPMIAEEERVEAIHEKMPEPAHIKTERFVEEYGIKKDHAQVITSELELADAFEEVAKEVDPQFAALWMRDELKRVLYYNKLNYKESEITTAQLVELLRMLQNKKITTKAGQRIIEKLPQNPQMPGIIAEELGLIGVVEDDTVLQAVKQAIEENPEAVSDYFEGKSKALNFLVGQVMRITRGKADPAKTNQMVVEELKNQE; encoded by the coding sequence ATGAAGTGCGGATTGGAAATCCACGTTCAACTTGAAACAGAATCAAAACTGTTTTGCACCTGTCACACTAACTACCAGGAGGCAGCTCCCAATACCAACGTTTGTTACGTCTGCTTAAACCAGCCAGGAGCCAAACCATACCCCCCTAACCAGGCAGCCCTGGACGGGGCAGTGATGATCGCCCTGATGCTGGGCTGTAAGATCAGCCCGGAAGTAACCTATTTCATGAGGAAACACTACGATTATCCGGATCTATCCTCAGGATACCAGAGGACCTCAGTTCCCATAGGATACGAGGGAGACCTCAATGGAGTGCGCATCCGAGAAGTCCATTTAGAAGAGGACCCTGGTCAATACAAGCCAGATATGGGAATAGTTGACTTTAACCGGTCAGGAATACCCTTAATTGAGATCGTAACAGAACCAGACATGACTTCCCCGGAAGAAGCAAGGAAATTCCTAAGAGAACTTATCCGGGTCCTGGAGTACAGTGGAAGCGCCCGTGGTGAGGGTACCATGCGTGCCGATGTGAACATCTCTATGGAGGGAGGTAAAAGGGCAGAAATCAAGAACATAAACTCCATTAAAGGAGCTTACAAGGCCCTGCAGTTTGAAATGGTCCGTCAAAAGAACCTCATAAAAAGGGGAATAGAAATAAAACAGGAAACCCGGGCCTTCCTGGAATCACAGATGATCACCGTCCCCATGCGTCTTAAGGAAGAGGCCGAGGACTACCGTTACATACCCGACCCGGATCTACCACCAATGATCGCCGAGGAAGAACGGGTGGAAGCCATACATGAAAAAATGCCAGAACCCGCCCACATAAAAACCGAACGATTCGTGGAGGAGTACGGCATTAAAAAAGACCACGCCCAGGTCATAACCTCTGAACTGGAACTGGCTGATGCCTTCGAGGAAGTGGCCAAGGAAGTGGACCCTCAGTTTGCTGCACTGTGGATGCGAGATGAACTCAAACGGGTACTCTACTACAACAAACTCAACTACAAGGAAAGTGAAATAACCACGGCTCAACTGGTGGAATTACTCCGGATGTTGCAGAATAAGAAAATCACCACTAAAGCTGGTCAGAGGATCATTGAAAAACTACCACAAAACCCCCAGATGCCGGGCATAATTGCCGAAGAACTGGGACTGATCGGGGTAGTGGAAGATGACACTGTTCTCCAGGCAGTGAAACAGGCCATTGAAGAGAACCCGGAAGCAGTATCGGACTACTTTGAGGGTAAATCCAAGGCTCTGAACTTCCTGGTTGGTCAGGTGATGAGGATAACCCGTGGTAAAGCCGACCCGGCAAAGACCAACCAGATGGTGGTTGAAGAACTTAAGAACCAGGAATAA
- the hjc gene encoding Holliday junction resolvase Hjc — translation MSKTGSREERELVKMLWDADCAAMRAPASGGATKKPLPDIIAGNGKIYLAIEVKSSSKDRIYINSEKIEALCEFARIFGAQPYIGAKFTRKKWRFLTPELLHITPQNNYRVDLDLAFQKGMEFDEILGKDKQVKF, via the coding sequence ATGAGTAAAACAGGATCCCGTGAAGAACGAGAACTGGTGAAAATGTTGTGGGATGCTGATTGTGCAGCCATGCGCGCACCAGCATCAGGGGGAGCAACCAAAAAACCACTCCCCGATATCATAGCCGGTAATGGTAAAATTTACCTGGCCATAGAGGTTAAGTCCTCATCTAAAGACCGTATTTATATTAATTCTGAAAAGATCGAGGCTCTGTGTGAGTTTGCCCGGATATTCGGTGCCCAGCCCTACATCGGGGCCAAGTTCACCCGTAAAAAATGGCGATTTTTAACCCCCGAACTTCTGCACATAACCCCACAGAACAACTACCGGGTGGACCTTGACCTGGCTTTCCAGAAAGGTATGGAGTTTGATGAAATTTTAGGGAAAGATAAACAGGTTAAATTTTAA
- a CDS encoding NOP5/NOP56 family protein, with translation MKCYVVGCFAGFVALDEDFNLMDYELFPHQELREKWFEQEDEGETPEEKRLLGKVGKVCQEIIIETARRSSHYQDLEYHAKFTYQLPSKGGDYFRSNLGQILHETGFLKSPDELWGVTRDLALEITEKRLKDASHSQDLLLIQAIHTIEELEEAEVKLVERLREWYPVHFPEMDDVRDHARYVELVAQYGDRESVINSGALEEMVDEGVMSLGAELSPRDLEVIQGFAQTIQSIQESKKSTTDYVDVKMEEMAPNLRDLVGASLGAKIIAHTGGIKRLALLPSSTVQILGAEKALFRHLKTGERPPKHGLIYQHPAVRGSRWWIRGKIARALASKISLAVRKDYFSREYDAAVKESFEKRVEEITKEHPFPKRTEKSKKKQKGKKRKKKKDKFRFKKGDYQY, from the coding sequence ATGAAGTGTTATGTAGTTGGTTGTTTTGCAGGCTTTGTAGCCCTGGATGAAGATTTTAACTTGATGGATTATGAACTTTTCCCACACCAGGAACTCCGGGAAAAATGGTTTGAACAGGAGGATGAAGGGGAAACTCCAGAGGAGAAGAGACTCCTGGGAAAGGTGGGTAAAGTTTGCCAGGAAATCATCATCGAAACTGCACGGAGAAGTTCCCACTACCAGGACCTGGAATATCATGCTAAATTCACCTATCAACTTCCCAGTAAAGGTGGGGATTATTTTAGAAGTAATTTGGGCCAAATTCTCCATGAAACTGGTTTTTTAAAGTCACCTGATGAACTGTGGGGTGTTACCCGGGACCTGGCCCTGGAGATCACCGAGAAGCGGTTGAAGGACGCTTCCCATTCCCAGGATCTCCTGCTTATTCAGGCCATCCATACTATTGAGGAACTGGAAGAGGCTGAGGTTAAACTGGTGGAACGTCTACGGGAGTGGTATCCGGTGCATTTCCCGGAAATGGATGATGTACGGGACCATGCCCGCTACGTGGAACTGGTGGCCCAGTACGGTGACCGGGAATCAGTTATAAACTCCGGGGCCCTGGAGGAGATGGTGGATGAAGGGGTGATGAGTCTGGGTGCTGAGTTATCCCCCCGGGATCTGGAGGTGATTCAGGGATTTGCCCAGACTATCCAGTCCATCCAGGAATCCAAGAAATCCACCACCGACTACGTTGACGTGAAGATGGAAGAAATGGCCCCTAACCTCCGGGATCTAGTGGGTGCCTCTCTAGGTGCCAAGATCATCGCCCACACCGGGGGTATTAAGCGTCTGGCCCTCCTACCTTCCAGTACCGTGCAGATCCTGGGGGCAGAAAAGGCCCTGTTCCGTCATCTGAAGACTGGTGAGCGACCACCCAAACATGGTCTCATATATCAGCATCCTGCGGTCCGTGGCTCACGGTGGTGGATTCGGGGAAAAATTGCCCGGGCACTGGCCAGTAAAATAAGTCTGGCTGTGCGGAAGGATTATTTCTCCAGGGAGTACGATGCTGCGGTCAAGGAGAGTTTTGAGAAAAGGGTGGAAGAGATAACCAAGGAACATCCTTTCCCTAAACGAACCGAAAAATCTAAAAAGAAACAGAAAGGCAAAAAACGGAAGAAGAAAAAGGATAAATTCCGGTTTAAGAAGGGTGACTACCAGTACTAG
- a CDS encoding DUF504 domain-containing protein, whose translation MAKRILDMLHWHPEMDIEKCQVTYLHRGTENNLKTIPATDIEGLEGGFMIMFDGSMVPYHRVVKIECENRLIWKKGPKKGGSDD comes from the coding sequence ATGGCTAAGAGAATTCTGGACATGCTCCACTGGCATCCGGAAATGGACATTGAAAAATGCCAGGTTACCTACCTGCACCGGGGAACTGAAAATAACCTTAAAACCATTCCCGCCACAGATATTGAAGGATTAGAAGGAGGATTTATGATCATGTTTGACGGATCCATGGTTCCTTATCACCGCGTAGTTAAGATAGAATGTGAAAACCGATTAATATGGAAGAAAGGCCCTAAGAAGGGAGGTTCGGATGACTAA
- a CDS encoding AI-2E family transporter, with the protein MIYKLKGTLTSALFVVAVLLALSLVILTPMLSMIILAAVFAYVVRPIAQRLQPFLRYQSLAILVAMVVVILPIIFVVLYCIYSLIESAPALINAASAANLGNATLDSLQSSPQYLPSSLLPYLGSASGVVETVFSDVLRGVASYLVDFVQSIPNLALELFVFFAATFYLARDGDRLWSYAKMAVPQERKGFFQNLVRETDNVLKSIFYGHFLTAMLVGVISGVGFYLLGYPYALFLGILTGFTQVIPFIGHWPTYTVLALYDLFTGNYIRMVVVILLSIALSVLDMYVRPQISGRYADIHPMIFLLGFICGPLLMGLVGFIIGPLVLGVAYAALLAYKNSRETMDPHENKSETEDAGNKT; encoded by the coding sequence ATGATTTATAAGTTAAAAGGAACCCTCACTTCGGCCCTGTTTGTGGTGGCGGTTCTTCTGGCCCTGTCCCTGGTGATTCTCACCCCTATGCTCAGTATGATTATACTGGCCGCTGTTTTTGCCTATGTTGTGCGTCCCATAGCTCAGAGACTGCAACCATTCCTTCGTTACCAGTCCCTGGCTATACTGGTGGCCATGGTAGTGGTGATACTCCCCATAATATTTGTGGTGCTTTACTGTATATATTCCCTCATTGAATCGGCACCGGCACTTATAAACGCGGCCAGTGCCGCTAACCTGGGAAACGCCACGTTGGATTCCCTCCAGAGTTCACCCCAGTACCTCCCCAGCAGCCTGTTACCCTACCTGGGATCGGCATCTGGAGTGGTGGAAACCGTGTTCTCTGATGTTTTGAGGGGGGTGGCTTCCTACCTGGTGGACTTTGTCCAGTCCATCCCTAACCTGGCACTGGAACTCTTTGTCTTCTTTGCCGCTACCTTCTACCTGGCCCGGGATGGGGACCGTTTATGGTCCTACGCTAAAATGGCAGTTCCCCAGGAGAGGAAGGGTTTTTTCCAGAACCTGGTCCGGGAAACAGACAACGTCCTTAAAAGCATCTTCTATGGACATTTCCTCACTGCCATGCTGGTAGGGGTTATCTCTGGCGTAGGATTTTACCTCCTGGGCTATCCCTATGCCCTGTTCCTGGGTATTCTAACCGGGTTCACCCAGGTGATACCATTCATTGGCCATTGGCCCACCTACACTGTCCTGGCCCTCTACGACCTGTTTACTGGAAACTATATCCGGATGGTGGTGGTTATTCTGCTGAGCATAGCCCTCAGTGTGCTGGATATGTACGTTCGCCCTCAGATATCTGGTAGATACGCGGATATCCACCCCATGATCTTCCTACTGGGATTCATCTGTGGGCCCCTGCTCATGGGCCTGGTGGGATTCATAATCGGACCCCTGGTTTTGGGAGTGGCCTATGCTGCCCTCTTAGCCTACAAGAATTCCCGGGAAACAATGGACCCTCATGAAAACAAATCCGAAACTGAAGATGCAGGAAATAAGACCTGA
- a CDS encoding dihydroorotate dehydrogenase encodes MLEVEICRMKMKNPTVLAAGVLGSNASSLNWVARSGAGAVVTKSFGTEPNKGYPNPTTVEVEGGIINAIGLSNPGVETFQGELEKLEGQVPQIASIYGSTPQEFSEIARKVENLVDALELNISCPHALEGCGASIGQDPVLTHNFVKAVKKTVKIPVIAKLTPNVTDIVEIAQAAERAGADALTLINSLGPGMRIDLETGHPILSNGFGGMSGPAIKPVALRCVYQVYQNVDIPLMGVGGVTNYRDVVEFLYAGASCVQIGTAVMYHGLEVFPEINQGLLKFMKEKNYQKVEEMVGLAHQGRVR; translated from the coding sequence ATGCTGGAAGTGGAAATTTGCCGGATGAAAATGAAAAACCCCACTGTATTGGCGGCGGGTGTTCTGGGAAGCAATGCATCCTCGCTTAACTGGGTAGCCCGTAGTGGAGCCGGGGCAGTGGTAACTAAATCCTTTGGAACAGAACCCAACAAGGGTTACCCCAACCCCACCACCGTGGAAGTGGAAGGGGGAATAATAAACGCCATAGGACTGTCCAACCCGGGAGTGGAAACATTCCAGGGGGAACTGGAAAAGCTGGAGGGCCAAGTGCCCCAGATAGCCTCCATATATGGTTCCACACCCCAAGAATTTAGTGAAATTGCCCGTAAGGTGGAAAACCTGGTGGATGCCCTGGAACTAAACATATCCTGTCCCCATGCCCTGGAAGGCTGCGGAGCATCAATAGGCCAGGATCCGGTTTTAACCCACAATTTTGTTAAAGCAGTTAAAAAAACAGTTAAAATTCCAGTGATTGCCAAGTTAACCCCTAACGTCACGGATATAGTGGAGATTGCCCAGGCAGCAGAACGTGCCGGGGCTGACGCCCTAACTTTAATCAACTCCCTGGGTCCAGGGATGAGGATCGACCTGGAAACCGGTCACCCCATATTATCCAATGGTTTTGGAGGAATGTCCGGGCCAGCCATAAAGCCAGTGGCCCTGCGCTGTGTATACCAGGTCTACCAGAACGTGGACATACCCCTAATGGGTGTGGGTGGAGTTACCAACTACCGGGATGTGGTGGAATTCCTCTACGCCGGGGCAAGCTGTGTTCAAATTGGAACTGCGGTAATGTACCATGGACTGGAAGTCTTCCCTGAGATAAACCAGGGCCTCCTGAAGTTCATGAAAGAAAAGAATTACCAGAAAGTGGAAGAAATGGTGGGACTGGCCCACCAGGGGAGGGTGAGGTAA
- the hisE gene encoding phosphoribosyl-ATP diphosphatase, with translation MKDEIIREVYQVLEGRRDHPIDSYTSRIMQDDDKKKAEDKILEKIGEEAAEVIIASKNDENLVYESADLIFHTLLLLAYKGVDLDELYQEFERRRG, from the coding sequence ATGAAGGATGAGATCATCAGGGAAGTTTACCAGGTCCTGGAAGGCAGAAGGGACCACCCCATTGACTCCTACACATCTCGTATAATGCAGGATGATGATAAAAAAAAGGCAGAAGACAAGATCCTGGAAAAAATCGGTGAAGAGGCAGCCGAGGTAATCATCGCCTCTAAAAACGATGAAAACCTGGTTTATGAATCTGCCGACCTTATATTCCACACCCTCCTGCTCCTGGCCTATAAAGGTGTGGACCTGGATGAATTATACCAGGAATTCGAGAGGAGAAGGGGTTAA
- a CDS encoding dihydroorotate dehydrogenase electron transfer subunit → MYRKEIKNIPQVLPINRIVEETPTVKTFYLPWEFEGESPGQFLMVWNFQDEKPMSISSIDPVNGEVGISVKMVGPFTQALHKLQENDKIGLRGPYGSGFEIAGSRVLAVGGGIGMAPVAAFTEEASRRGVQVDTITAATTKDEILFTQRLENAGARVFPTTDDGSHGFCGFATELAEKLIKEEDYDMVVSCGPEIMMKKLHLLTEENQIPAQFSLERYMKCALGICGQCCVDDVGWRICVEGPVFWGDQLRLIKEFGEYHRNASGIKEYF, encoded by the coding sequence ATGTACCGGAAAGAAATCAAAAATATCCCCCAGGTACTCCCCATTAACCGGATAGTAGAGGAAACACCCACGGTGAAAACCTTTTACCTGCCCTGGGAGTTTGAAGGAGAGAGTCCGGGTCAGTTCTTAATGGTATGGAATTTCCAGGATGAAAAACCAATGTCCATCTCCAGTATAGACCCGGTGAATGGCGAGGTGGGTATCTCCGTGAAAATGGTAGGACCCTTCACCCAGGCACTCCACAAACTTCAGGAAAATGATAAAATAGGTTTAAGGGGACCCTACGGAAGTGGATTTGAAATTGCCGGTTCCCGGGTCCTGGCAGTGGGGGGCGGCATTGGCATGGCCCCAGTGGCTGCCTTCACTGAAGAAGCCAGTCGTAGGGGTGTTCAGGTGGATACTATCACTGCTGCCACCACTAAAGATGAAATACTCTTCACTCAACGCCTGGAAAATGCAGGAGCCCGTGTATTTCCCACCACTGATGATGGAAGCCATGGTTTCTGCGGATTTGCCACGGAACTGGCCGAAAAACTCATCAAAGAAGAAGATTATGATATGGTGGTATCCTGTGGTCCAGAGATCATGATGAAAAAACTCCACCTCCTCACTGAGGAAAACCAGATACCAGCCCAGTTCTCCCTGGAACGCTACATGAAGTGTGCCCTGGGGATATGTGGGCAGTGCTGCGTGGATGATGTGGGTTGGAGGATCTGTGTGGAAGGCCCTGTATTCTGGGGAGACCAGCTCCGGCTGATAAAGGAATTTGGAGAGTACCACCGCAATGCTTCGGGTATCAAGGAATACTTTTAA